A single region of the Zonotrichia leucophrys gambelii isolate GWCS_2022_RI chromosome 9, RI_Zleu_2.0, whole genome shotgun sequence genome encodes:
- the WDR33 gene encoding pre-mRNA 3' end processing protein WDR33 isoform X1: protein MATEIGSPPRFFHMPRFQHQAPRQLFYKRPDFAQQQAMQQLTFDGKRMRKAVNRKTIDYNPSVIKYLENRVWQRDQRDMRAIQPDAGYYNDLVPPIGMLNNPMNAVTTKFVRTSTNKVKCPVFVVRWTPEGRRLVTGASSGEFTLWNGLTFNFETILQAHDSPVRAMTWSHNDMWMLTADHGGYVKYWQSNMNNVKMFQAHKEAIREASFSPTDNKFATCSDDGTVRIWDFLRCHEERILRGMSKIHHLIRIY, encoded by the exons ATGGCCACGGAGATCGGCTCCCCGCCGCGCTTCTTCCACATGCCGCGCTTCCAGCACCAGGCGCCGCGGCAGCTCTTCTACAAGCGGCCCGACTTCGCACAGCAGCAGGCCATGCAGCAGCTCACCTTCGACGGCAAGCGCATGAGGAAAGCTGTCAACAGGAAGACCATCGACTACAACCCTTCTGTCATCAAGTATTTGGAG aaTAGAGTGTGGCAGAGAGACCAGCGAGATATGCGAGCGATCCAGCCCGATGCAGGATATTACAATGAT TTGGTCCCTCCTATAGGAATGCTGAACAACCCTATGAATGCTGTGACAACAAAATTTGTTCGGACATCTACTAATAAAGTAAAATGCCCAGTGTTTGTTGTCAGG TGGACTCCTGAGGGGAGACGCTTGGTCACTGGTGCATCTAGTGGGGAGTTCACTTTATGGAATGGACTGACTTTCAATTTTGAAACAATATTGCAG GCTCACGACAGCCCTGTAAGGGCTATGACTTGGTCACACAATGATATGTGGATGCTGACAGCAGACCACGGGGGATATGTGAAATACTGGCAGTCCAACATGAACAACGTCAAGATGTTCCAGGCACATAAGGAGGCGATTAGAGAGGCCAG TTTCTCACCCACGGATAATAAATTTGCTACATGCTCTGACGACGGCACTGTTAGAATCTGGGACTTTCTACGTTGCCATGAGGAGAGAATTCTTCGAG GGATGTCCAAAATACATCATTTAATAAGAATATATTAA
- the WDR33 gene encoding pre-mRNA 3' end processing protein WDR33 isoform X2: MATEIGSPPRFFHMPRFQHQAPRQLFYKRPDFAQQQAMQQLTFDGKRMRKAVNRKTIDYNPSVIKYLENRVWQRDQRDMRAIQPDAGYYNDLVPPIGMLNNPMNAVTTKFVRTSTNKVKCPVFVVRWTPEGRRLVTGASSGEFTLWNGLTFNFETILQAHDSPVRAMTWSHNDMWMLTADHGGYVKYWQSNMNNVKMFQAHKEAIREASFSPTDNKFATCSDDGTVRIWDFLRCHEERILRALSS, encoded by the exons ATGGCCACGGAGATCGGCTCCCCGCCGCGCTTCTTCCACATGCCGCGCTTCCAGCACCAGGCGCCGCGGCAGCTCTTCTACAAGCGGCCCGACTTCGCACAGCAGCAGGCCATGCAGCAGCTCACCTTCGACGGCAAGCGCATGAGGAAAGCTGTCAACAGGAAGACCATCGACTACAACCCTTCTGTCATCAAGTATTTGGAG aaTAGAGTGTGGCAGAGAGACCAGCGAGATATGCGAGCGATCCAGCCCGATGCAGGATATTACAATGAT TTGGTCCCTCCTATAGGAATGCTGAACAACCCTATGAATGCTGTGACAACAAAATTTGTTCGGACATCTACTAATAAAGTAAAATGCCCAGTGTTTGTTGTCAGG TGGACTCCTGAGGGGAGACGCTTGGTCACTGGTGCATCTAGTGGGGAGTTCACTTTATGGAATGGACTGACTTTCAATTTTGAAACAATATTGCAG GCTCACGACAGCCCTGTAAGGGCTATGACTTGGTCACACAATGATATGTGGATGCTGACAGCAGACCACGGGGGATATGTGAAATACTGGCAGTCCAACATGAACAACGTCAAGATGTTCCAGGCACATAAGGAGGCGATTAGAGAGGCCAG TTTCTCACCCACGGATAATAAATTTGCTACATGCTCTGACGACGGCACTGTTAGAATCTGGGACTTTCTACGTTGCCATGAGGAGAGAATTCTTCGAG
- the WDR33 gene encoding pre-mRNA 3' end processing protein WDR33 isoform X4: MATEIGSPPRFFHMPRFQHQAPRQLFYKRPDFAQQQAMQQLTFDGKRMRKAVNRKTIDYNPSVIKYLENRVWQRDQRDMRAIQPDAGYYNDLVPPIGMLNNPMNAVTTKFVRTSTNKVKCPVFVVRWTPEGRRLVTGASSGEFTLWNGLTFNFETILQAHDSPVRAMTWSHNDMWMLTADHGGYVKYWQSNMNNVKMFQAHKEAIREASFSPTDNKFATCSDDGTVRIWDFLRCHEERILRGQ; the protein is encoded by the exons ATGGCCACGGAGATCGGCTCCCCGCCGCGCTTCTTCCACATGCCGCGCTTCCAGCACCAGGCGCCGCGGCAGCTCTTCTACAAGCGGCCCGACTTCGCACAGCAGCAGGCCATGCAGCAGCTCACCTTCGACGGCAAGCGCATGAGGAAAGCTGTCAACAGGAAGACCATCGACTACAACCCTTCTGTCATCAAGTATTTGGAG aaTAGAGTGTGGCAGAGAGACCAGCGAGATATGCGAGCGATCCAGCCCGATGCAGGATATTACAATGAT TTGGTCCCTCCTATAGGAATGCTGAACAACCCTATGAATGCTGTGACAACAAAATTTGTTCGGACATCTACTAATAAAGTAAAATGCCCAGTGTTTGTTGTCAGG TGGACTCCTGAGGGGAGACGCTTGGTCACTGGTGCATCTAGTGGGGAGTTCACTTTATGGAATGGACTGACTTTCAATTTTGAAACAATATTGCAG GCTCACGACAGCCCTGTAAGGGCTATGACTTGGTCACACAATGATATGTGGATGCTGACAGCAGACCACGGGGGATATGTGAAATACTGGCAGTCCAACATGAACAACGTCAAGATGTTCCAGGCACATAAGGAGGCGATTAGAGAGGCCAG TTTCTCACCCACGGATAATAAATTTGCTACATGCTCTGACGACGGCACTGTTAGAATCTGGGACTTTCTACGTTGCCATGAGGAGAGAATTCTTCGAG